A single Nostoc sp. PCC 7107 DNA region contains:
- a CDS encoding type II toxin-antitoxin system RelE/ParE family toxin — protein MLPEDVKDELLAKARLLEEFGSQLKRPHADTLNGSEHDNMKELRFNAGGGVWRVAFAFDPRRQAILLVAGDKSGISQKQFYKQLIKKADARYNNHLLKLEQEDY, from the coding sequence ATGTTACCTGAAGATGTAAAAGATGAACTACTTGCTAAAGCCAGGTTATTGGAAGAATTTGGCTCTCAACTTAAGCGTCCTCATGCAGACACCCTCAATGGCTCTGAACACGACAATATGAAAGAATTACGTTTTAATGCTGGTGGCGGTGTTTGGCGTGTGGCTTTTGCTTTTGACCCAAGAAGACAAGCCATTTTACTTGTAGCAGGTGATAAATCAGGGATTAGCCAGAAACAATTTTACAAACAATTAATTAAAAAAGCTGATGCCCGATACAACAACCATCTTCTAAAATTAGAACAGGAGGATTATTAA
- a CDS encoding malic enzyme-like NAD(P)-binding protein — protein sequence MADLTPNSSFSLTLRLQIPNRVGMLASVTQAIATSGGNLGQIDLIEQTRQESTRDITVDAASTEHAETIVQAIKELPNIKLLDVYDRTFNLHRGGKISITSRIALKSVSDLAMAYTPGVGRICKAIAENPEEVYNLTIKQNTVAIVTDGSAVLGLGNLGPAAALPVMEGKAMLFKEFAGIDAFPICLATQNTDEIVQAVKQIAPVFGGVNLEDIAAPRCFEIEQRLRQELDIPVFHDDQHGTAIVTLAALYNSLKLVHKSMADIRIVINGAGAAGVAIARLLRKAGAQTILMCDSKGILSTSRTDLTEEKQEFAVKAQGTLAGAMQGADVFIGVSAPGVLTPEMVQAMAKDPIVFAMANPIPEIQPELVSKTVAIMATGRSDYPNQINNVLAFPGVFRGALDCRAKEITTKMYLEAASAIASLVNPADLNPEHIIPSVFDARVAPAVAASVQRAAREEGIAKS from the coding sequence ATGGCAGACCTGACTCCTAACTCTAGTTTTAGTTTGACCCTACGGTTGCAGATTCCCAACCGCGTGGGGATGTTGGCATCAGTGACACAGGCGATCGCTACCAGTGGTGGTAATCTGGGTCAAATAGATTTAATTGAGCAAACCCGTCAAGAATCTACCCGCGACATTACTGTTGATGCTGCTAGTACAGAACACGCTGAAACTATTGTCCAAGCGATCAAAGAACTACCAAACATCAAATTGCTAGATGTTTACGATCGCACTTTTAACTTACACCGTGGTGGCAAAATTAGCATTACCAGTCGTATCGCTCTTAAAAGTGTTTCTGATTTAGCAATGGCGTATACTCCCGGCGTGGGGAGGATTTGTAAAGCGATTGCCGAAAATCCAGAGGAAGTTTATAATCTGACAATTAAACAAAACACTGTTGCCATTGTTACTGATGGTAGTGCTGTTTTAGGATTGGGCAATCTCGGCCCGGCGGCGGCTTTACCTGTGATGGAAGGTAAAGCTATGCTATTCAAGGAATTTGCTGGCATCGATGCCTTTCCAATCTGCCTAGCTACGCAAAATACCGATGAGATTGTTCAGGCTGTCAAGCAGATTGCACCTGTGTTTGGGGGTGTGAATTTAGAAGATATTGCTGCACCGCGCTGCTTTGAAATAGAACAAAGATTGCGTCAGGAATTAGATATTCCGGTCTTCCATGATGACCAACATGGGACAGCAATTGTGACTTTAGCTGCATTATACAATTCTCTCAAATTAGTCCACAAATCAATGGCAGACATCCGCATTGTAATTAATGGTGCGGGTGCGGCGGGTGTGGCGATCGCGCGGTTGTTGCGAAAAGCTGGGGCGCAAACCATTTTGATGTGTGACTCCAAAGGTATTCTGTCTACTAGCCGCACAGATTTGACCGAAGAAAAACAAGAATTCGCAGTCAAAGCCCAAGGTACCTTAGCTGGCGCAATGCAAGGTGCAGATGTCTTCATCGGTGTCAGCGCACCAGGAGTTTTAACACCAGAAATGGTACAAGCAATGGCTAAAGACCCCATTGTGTTTGCAATGGCCAATCCGATTCCCGAAATTCAGCCAGAATTGGTTAGCAAAACTGTGGCGATTATGGCGACTGGACGCAGCGATTACCCAAATCAAATTAATAATGTGTTGGCTTTTCCGGGAGTGTTTCGCGGGGCTTTAGATTGTCGCGCTAAAGAAATCACTACCAAAATGTATTTAGAAGCTGCTAGTGCGATCGCTTCTTTAGTCAACCCAGCCGATTTGAATCCCGAACATATTATTCCTTCTGTGTTTGATGCGCGTGTCGCCCCAGCTGTAGCGGCATCTGTACAAAGGGCAGCCCGTGAAGAAGGTATTGCCAAGAGTTGA
- a CDS encoding peptidoglycan-binding protein, with amino-acid sequence MITYTNAQFRSILFGLGYLAQDFAAASKGFPVSKDNSQLTTIKILQAIKNFQADYGLLVDGVVGPKTMAKAEEVIRILQYELNVVVKADLPKDHPFYGPRTVAAVKKFAAQYSSEDEGMITGVATLEIRKNLDRVAKQLI; translated from the coding sequence ATGATTACCTACACCAATGCTCAATTCCGTTCGATTTTATTTGGATTAGGATATCTAGCTCAAGATTTTGCAGCTGCGTCAAAAGGGTTTCCGGTTAGTAAAGATAATTCTCAGTTAACAACCATTAAAATTTTACAAGCTATCAAAAACTTTCAGGCAGATTATGGACTACTAGTAGATGGTGTAGTCGGGCCAAAAACAATGGCGAAAGCAGAAGAAGTCATCAGAATTCTGCAATATGAGTTGAATGTAGTTGTCAAAGCAGATTTACCCAAAGATCATCCCTTTTATGGGCCAAGAACTGTAGCCGCAGTTAAAAAGTTTGCCGCCCAATATTCATCTGAGGATGAAGGAATGATAACTGGTGTCGCCACCTTAGAAATTCGCAAAAATCTTGATCGCGTAGCAAAACAATTAATCTAA
- the rpsO gene encoding 30S ribosomal protein S15 produces the protein MALTQQRKQEIITNFQVHETDTGSADVQIAMLTERINRLSEHLQANKKDHSSRRGLLKLIGHRKRLLAYLQQESREKYQALIARLGIRG, from the coding sequence ATGGCTCTGACGCAACAGCGCAAACAAGAAATAATTACCAATTTCCAAGTTCACGAAACCGATACTGGTTCCGCTGATGTGCAAATTGCAATGCTGACCGAGCGAATTAATCGCCTCAGCGAACACCTCCAAGCTAATAAAAAAGACCATTCTTCCCGCCGGGGCTTATTAAAGCTAATTGGTCATCGTAAGCGCCTGCTTGCTTATCTCCAACAAGAAAGTCGGGAAAAATATCAAGCTCTGATTGCTCGTCTGGGTATTCGTGGATAG
- the aroF gene encoding 3-deoxy-7-phosphoheptulonate synthase, whose amino-acid sequence MIVVMKIGSPEAEINRIDEELTSWGLTPEKIIGKHKVVIGLVGDTADLDPLQIQEVSPWIEQVLRVEQPYKRASRQFRHGEASEVVVNTPDGAVTFGEQHPLVVVAGPCSVENEEMIVETAQRVKAAGAKFLRGGAYKPRTSPYAFQGHGESALDLLAKAREVSGLGVITEVMDAAELDKIAEVADVVQVGARNMQNFSLLKKVGAQPKPVLLKRGMSSTIEEWLMAAEYILAAGNPNVILCERGIRTFDRQYTRNTLDLSVVPVLRKLTHLPIMIDPSHGVGWAEFVPAMAMAAIASGTDSLMIEVHPNPKKALSDGPQSLTPERFDRLMQELSVVGKAVGRWPQPAAALA is encoded by the coding sequence ATGATCGTAGTCATGAAGATTGGTTCCCCAGAGGCGGAAATCAACCGCATTGACGAGGAACTAACTAGCTGGGGACTAACACCAGAAAAAATTATTGGTAAACACAAAGTCGTAATTGGTTTAGTAGGGGACACCGCTGATTTAGATCCCTTACAAATTCAAGAAGTTAGCCCGTGGATTGAGCAAGTATTACGGGTAGAGCAACCTTATAAACGAGCTAGTCGTCAATTCCGTCATGGCGAAGCGTCGGAAGTGGTGGTGAATACCCCTGATGGTGCAGTGACATTTGGTGAACAACATCCTTTAGTGGTTGTGGCTGGCCCTTGCTCGGTAGAAAATGAAGAAATGATTGTGGAAACAGCACAGCGAGTCAAAGCCGCAGGTGCTAAATTTTTGCGCGGTGGTGCATACAAACCCCGGACTTCGCCCTATGCTTTTCAAGGACATGGTGAGAGTGCGTTGGATTTACTCGCCAAGGCGCGGGAAGTCAGCGGGTTGGGGGTAATTACAGAAGTAATGGATGCGGCAGAACTTGATAAAATTGCCGAAGTTGCCGATGTTGTCCAAGTAGGGGCGAGAAATATGCAGAACTTCTCCCTGCTGAAAAAAGTCGGCGCACAACCAAAGCCAGTGCTGTTGAAACGCGGAATGTCATCCACCATTGAAGAGTGGTTAATGGCGGCTGAGTATATTTTGGCGGCGGGAAATCCCAATGTGATTTTGTGTGAGCGCGGTATTCGCACCTTTGACCGCCAGTACACCCGCAACACCCTAGATTTATCGGTAGTGCCAGTATTGCGGAAATTGACACATCTGCCGATTATGATTGATCCGAGTCATGGTGTTGGCTGGGCAGAATTTGTCCCAGCAATGGCGATGGCGGCGATCGCATCTGGTACTGATTCTCTCATGATTGAGGTGCATCCCAACCCGAAAAAAGCCCTCTCCGACGGGCCACAATCTTTGACACCAGAGCGTTTTGACCGCTTAATGCAAGAGTTATCTGTAGTTGGCAAAGCTGTAGGACGCTGGCCACAACCCGCTGCGGCTTTGGCTTGA
- a CDS encoding PAM68 family protein, whose amino-acid sequence MSAEEPERSRLPFEPNKKRQKPVKVQKTPIKSNTLETSASQKSPFSKEEMAIPQVVSHRMIRRVAFFCGFPTALGITTLIVSYLLATQTQIKLAPIAVLLVNMGLFGLGVLGITYGVLSASWDEERPGGLIGLSEFTTNWGRMVAVWRETQQKNV is encoded by the coding sequence ATGTCTGCTGAAGAACCTGAACGCAGTCGTTTGCCTTTTGAACCGAACAAAAAACGCCAAAAACCTGTAAAAGTTCAGAAAACTCCCATCAAGTCTAATACATTGGAAACGTCAGCCAGCCAGAAGTCGCCATTTTCCAAAGAAGAGATGGCCATTCCCCAAGTGGTTAGCCACCGGATGATTCGGCGGGTAGCGTTTTTTTGTGGTTTCCCCACAGCTTTGGGGATTACTACATTAATAGTTAGCTATCTACTAGCTACCCAAACCCAAATTAAATTAGCTCCTATTGCCGTTTTGCTGGTCAATATGGGGTTATTTGGTTTAGGTGTATTAGGCATTACTTACGGCGTTCTTTCTGCCTCTTGGGATGAAGAACGACCAGGAGGTTTAATCGGACTCAGCGAATTTACTACTAATTGGGGTCGGATGGTAGCAGTTTGGCGCGAAACTCAGCAAAAAAACGTCTGA
- a CDS encoding ATP-binding sensor histidine kinase, whose product MLTVDLISGYELTEILHEGDDTIIYRAISEYDKQPSILKVLKADYPSIDAIARLRHEYKITENLNLAGVVKVLRLETHKNRLAIVFEDIHGYSLKQLLSQSRQDLKSFMSIAIQLAKALVSVHNCHIIHKDIKPANIIINPKTGLVKLTDFSIASRLDKEITQLANPNQLEGTLVYMSPEQTGRMNRNLDYRSDFYSLGVTFYEMLTDQLPFQSNDPLELVYSHIAKEPTDIGLLNSEIPSAISSLVKKLMAKNAEDRYQTAKGLLADLEICQEQLETTGEISNFTPGRLDILSQLLIPQKLYGRESQVNSLLEAFERVSQGKRELILVSGYSGIGKSSVVNEVNKPITRAKGFFISGKFDQFQRNVPYASLIQAFSSLMRQLLTEDDTQFEIWRRKILAAVKSYGKVIIDVIPEVELVIGKQPEVAQLSAAESQNRFNRVFTDFIRVFATKDHPLVIFLDDLQWSDSATLKLIQLLITDQKTKYLLLIGAYRNNEVTITHPLIQKIDEINKSHNLVQDIVLQALSIDNYHQLIADTLNENSDKINPLVDLLYNKTAGNPFFLTQLLLVLHQENLFNFDFNTGLWQWDIDKIQTIGIIDKRIVELIASRIKNLPIATQEILKLAACIGNRFSLDILSIVSGKSPATTASDLYAALQCGLILPLSDAYRIPLVFEQEESVKLTFDSKQISYKFLHDRIQQAAYSLIPENQKQGTHLRIGRLLLEQTPAELLSENILDIVNQLNVGWDLLTQQSQKYELAKLNLLAGKKAKAATAYEAAAKYLNIGLKLLIADSWQKYYELTLDLYTETTEIEYLNGDFEQSNHLGNIAVNRANNILDKVKLYEVKMLTYMAQNQMPEVLEIGVKALRELGVILPNNPTQLHVLLALIETKIALIGKPIEKLALLPDMSDPDKLAAMQILLQIVPAASQAGSFLFVLSVLAMVRLSIKYGKSPVSAYGYAAYGTILTDKFNQVETGYKLGKLAVDLLANMNDNSIKATVYFVNNGTISFYKEHLKDTIPPLLEGMQSGLELGNIENAGYCAVIAGYHALLSGENLESVDKKISGYVDLMQKLKLQSLGVATSMFRQVALNLQGKSSQKAVLIGEAFDEITMAAELLKNYSFKGFYYGCKTIVCYLFDEYALAIENAILAEKTHADNVGLLIYTANNFYHSLALTALCNQALPLQKKQYLKQVTANQQKMKKWSIQASCNFQHKYELVEAEKARVLGKFQVAIDLYDCAIAGAKKHGYVAEEALANELAAKCYIDFGKEKIAKMYITEAYYGYIHWGAMAKIQYLDEHYNNLIIRSVNWKQSEIDVTRTIATTKINYSGTTSNNDGILDLATILKASQAISSEIVLDKLLEKLLQIILENAAAQKGCLILFKDNELFLEAVNSIDSNSIILQSTPVKASKDIPVPIIEYVARTQEVLVINDVLSEPNYQSNLYIQQHKPISILCNPIFYQGKFIGILYLENKLIASAFTKENIKVLNLITSQAAISLENSRLYQQAQNYAKQLESSLSDLTEMQLQLVQSEKMSTLGNLVSGIAHEINNPIGFIIGNLKPASEYIQDLLKVIDLYENYYPQPAPEITKTLRDVDVEYVREDLPKLIASMQEGINRIYDVSLSLRTFSRGDTQKPSICNLHEIFDSTILILKHRLKASQARPAIEVVKNYDDIPLVRCFPGQLSQVFMNLIANAIDALEESNIGRNIDEIKAHPNRIMLTTKLNEEHKSVLIYIKDNGVGMTPEVKQKIFDHLFTTKPVGKGTGLGLAIARQIIIEKHGGSIEVNSVSGQGTEFIIQLPL is encoded by the coding sequence ATGCTAACAGTTGATTTAATATCAGGGTATGAATTAACCGAAATACTCCATGAAGGAGATGACACAATTATTTATCGCGCCATATCAGAGTATGACAAACAACCGAGCATTTTGAAAGTCTTGAAAGCAGATTATCCTTCCATAGATGCGATCGCGCGTCTGAGACATGAATACAAAATTACAGAAAACCTGAATTTAGCAGGTGTCGTTAAAGTTTTAAGACTTGAAACCCACAAAAATCGCTTAGCGATCGTCTTTGAAGATATTCATGGCTACTCTTTGAAACAACTGCTAAGTCAAAGCAGACAAGATTTAAAGAGTTTTATGAGCATTGCCATTCAACTAGCAAAAGCTCTAGTATCAGTACATAATTGCCATATTATTCATAAAGATATTAAACCTGCTAACATCATCATTAACCCAAAAACTGGGCTTGTCAAACTGACTGATTTTAGTATTGCTTCACGTTTAGATAAAGAAATAACCCAACTCGCTAACCCCAACCAACTAGAAGGCACTCTTGTATATATGTCCCCGGAACAAACCGGGAGAATGAACCGCAACCTTGACTATCGAAGTGATTTTTATTCTCTTGGGGTGACTTTCTATGAAATGCTTACCGATCAGTTACCTTTTCAAAGTAATGATCCTCTAGAGTTAGTTTACTCTCATATTGCTAAAGAACCTACAGACATTGGATTATTAAACTCCGAAATTCCTAGTGCTATCTCGTCTCTGGTAAAGAAACTGATGGCAAAAAATGCTGAAGACCGCTATCAAACAGCTAAAGGATTGTTGGCAGATTTAGAAATATGTCAAGAACAGTTAGAAACAACAGGTGAAATCTCAAATTTCACTCCTGGTCGTTTAGATATTTTAAGCCAATTGCTAATTCCTCAAAAGCTTTATGGCAGAGAAAGTCAAGTTAATTCACTTTTAGAAGCTTTTGAGCGAGTTAGTCAAGGCAAGCGTGAACTTATTTTAGTTTCTGGCTATTCAGGAATTGGTAAATCTTCTGTAGTGAATGAAGTAAATAAACCAATCACTCGTGCCAAAGGCTTCTTTATTAGTGGTAAATTTGACCAATTTCAACGAAATGTTCCCTATGCCTCATTGATTCAGGCTTTTAGTTCATTAATGAGGCAATTGCTTACAGAAGATGATACTCAGTTTGAAATATGGCGGCGTAAAATATTAGCAGCTGTTAAGTCCTATGGAAAAGTCATTATTGATGTAATTCCAGAAGTGGAATTAGTCATTGGTAAACAACCAGAAGTAGCTCAACTAAGTGCAGCAGAATCACAAAATCGCTTTAATCGTGTTTTTACAGACTTTATCCGCGTGTTTGCCACAAAAGATCACCCTTTGGTAATATTTTTAGATGACTTGCAATGGAGTGATTCAGCTACCCTCAAGTTAATACAATTACTCATTACTGACCAGAAAACTAAATATTTACTTTTAATAGGTGCTTATCGAAATAATGAAGTTACAATTACACATCCTTTAATCCAGAAAATAGACGAAATTAATAAAAGCCATAATCTTGTTCAGGATATTGTTTTACAAGCTCTATCTATTGATAACTATCATCAATTAATTGCTGATACACTGAATGAAAATTCCGATAAAATCAACCCATTAGTAGATTTACTTTACAATAAAACAGCAGGCAATCCATTTTTTTTAACACAGTTATTACTCGTATTACATCAAGAAAATTTATTTAATTTTGACTTTAATACTGGTTTGTGGCAGTGGGACATAGACAAAATCCAAACAATTGGGATTATTGATAAACGCATTGTAGAATTAATTGCCAGCAGAATTAAAAACCTGCCGATCGCTACACAAGAAATATTGAAACTAGCTGCGTGTATTGGTAATAGATTTTCTCTAGATATTCTGTCTATTGTCAGCGGTAAATCACCAGCAACTACGGCAAGTGATCTGTACGCAGCATTGCAATGTGGACTAATTCTACCTTTGAGTGATGCTTATCGCATACCCTTAGTTTTTGAACAGGAGGAATCTGTTAAATTAACTTTTGATTCCAAACAGATTAGTTATAAGTTTTTACATGATCGCATTCAGCAAGCTGCTTATTCGTTAATTCCTGAAAATCAAAAACAAGGAACTCATTTACGAATAGGTCGTTTATTACTAGAACAGACACCTGCTGAATTATTGTCAGAAAATATTTTAGATATTGTTAATCAACTGAATGTTGGTTGGGATTTATTAACTCAACAATCACAAAAGTATGAACTAGCCAAACTTAATCTACTTGCTGGTAAAAAAGCAAAAGCGGCTACTGCTTATGAGGCGGCTGCGAAATATTTGAATATAGGGTTAAAGCTGTTAATAGCAGATAGTTGGCAAAAATACTATGAATTAACCTTGGACTTATATACTGAAACCACAGAGATAGAGTATTTAAATGGTGATTTTGAACAGTCTAATCATTTAGGAAATATTGCTGTCAATCGAGCCAATAATATTCTAGACAAGGTGAAGCTATATGAAGTAAAAATGCTAACTTACATGGCACAAAATCAGATGCCAGAAGTTTTAGAAATTGGCGTAAAAGCCCTGAGAGAATTAGGTGTAATATTACCAAATAACCCTACACAATTACATGTTCTATTAGCCTTAATAGAGACAAAAATAGCATTAATAGGTAAACCAATTGAAAAGTTAGCTTTGTTACCTGATATGTCTGATCCTGATAAACTAGCAGCGATGCAAATTTTATTGCAAATTGTGCCAGCAGCTAGTCAGGCAGGCTCTTTTCTATTTGTGTTATCTGTATTAGCGATGGTGAGATTATCTATTAAATATGGTAAATCACCTGTTTCAGCTTACGGTTATGCAGCTTATGGAACTATTTTAACTGATAAATTTAACCAAGTTGAAACAGGATATAAATTGGGTAAGCTGGCAGTAGATTTACTGGCAAATATGAATGATAACTCGATCAAAGCGACTGTTTACTTTGTCAATAATGGAACGATTAGCTTTTATAAAGAACATCTGAAAGATACAATTCCACCACTTTTAGAAGGGATGCAGAGTGGATTAGAATTAGGCAATATCGAAAATGCTGGTTATTGTGCTGTAATTGCAGGTTATCATGCTTTACTTTCTGGAGAAAATTTGGAATCTGTAGATAAGAAAATATCTGGCTATGTTGATTTAATGCAGAAATTAAAGTTGCAATCTCTAGGGGTAGCTACAAGTATGTTCAGACAAGTAGCTTTAAATTTGCAAGGAAAGTCATCGCAAAAAGCTGTTTTAATTGGTGAGGCTTTTGATGAAATTACAATGGCAGCAGAATTATTAAAAAATTACTCTTTTAAAGGATTTTATTATGGATGCAAAACCATAGTATGTTATTTATTTGACGAATATGCACTAGCAATTGAGAATGCCATATTAGCTGAAAAAACTCATGCTGACAACGTAGGATTACTAATTTATACTGCTAATAATTTTTATCATTCTTTAGCTCTGACAGCACTGTGTAATCAGGCTTTACCTTTACAAAAGAAGCAATATTTAAAACAGGTAACAGCTAATCAACAGAAAATGAAAAAATGGTCTATACAAGCATCATGTAACTTCCAACATAAATATGAGCTAGTAGAAGCAGAAAAAGCTAGAGTATTAGGTAAATTTCAAGTAGCCATAGACTTATATGATTGTGCTATTGCGGGTGCAAAGAAGCATGGTTATGTCGCTGAAGAAGCTTTAGCTAATGAACTAGCAGCTAAATGTTATATAGATTTTGGTAAAGAAAAAATTGCCAAAATGTACATAACTGAAGCTTATTATGGTTATATTCATTGGGGAGCTATGGCGAAAATTCAATACTTGGATGAACACTATAATAATTTAATTATTCGTAGTGTAAATTGGAAGCAATCAGAAATAGATGTTACCCGAACAATCGCCACAACAAAAATCAACTATTCAGGAACAACAAGTAACAACGATGGGATTTTAGATTTAGCAACAATCCTAAAAGCTTCACAAGCAATTAGTAGCGAAATAGTGCTAGATAAACTCCTAGAAAAACTTTTGCAAATAATTCTCGAAAATGCTGCTGCTCAAAAGGGTTGTCTGATTTTATTTAAAGATAATGAATTATTCCTAGAAGCAGTTAATAGTATAGATAGCAATTCGATTATTTTGCAATCAACTCCGGTAAAAGCAAGTAAAGATATTCCAGTACCTATAATTGAATACGTTGCTAGAACGCAAGAAGTTTTAGTGATCAATGATGTTCTTTCAGAGCCTAATTATCAATCAAATCTTTATATTCAGCAGCACAAACCAATTTCAATATTATGTAATCCTATCTTCTATCAAGGTAAATTTATTGGAATTTTGTACTTAGAAAACAAACTCATTGCTAGTGCATTCACGAAAGAAAATATCAAAGTTTTGAATTTAATTACATCTCAAGCAGCCATTTCTTTAGAGAACTCTCGGCTATATCAGCAAGCTCAAAATTACGCCAAACAATTAGAATCTTCCCTGTCTGACCTCACAGAAATGCAACTGCAATTAGTACAGAGTGAAAAAATGTCTACTTTGGGCAATTTAGTTTCAGGTATAGCGCATGAAATTAATAATCCCATCGGCTTTATTATTGGCAATTTAAAACCTGCAAGTGAATATATCCAAGATTTATTAAAAGTAATTGACTTGTATGAAAACTATTATCCTCAACCTGCCCCAGAAATAACAAAAACTTTGCGTGATGTAGATGTAGAATATGTGCGGGAAGATTTGCCTAAACTAATTGCTTCGATGCAAGAAGGAATCAATCGTATTTATGATGTCAGCCTCAGTTTGCGTACATTCTCCAGAGGCGATACTCAAAAACCAAGTATTTGTAATCTTCATGAAATTTTTGATAGTACAATTTTAATTCTCAAGCACCGCCTGAAAGCTTCACAAGCTCGTCCCGCAATTGAAGTTGTCAAAAATTATGACGACATTCCACTAGTGCGGTGTTTTCCTGGTCAACTTAGCCAAGTATTTATGAATTTAATAGCCAATGCTATTGATGCTTTGGAAGAGTCCAATATAGGACGCAATATAGATGAGATAAAAGCTCATCCCAATCGCATTATGCTCACTACCAAACTTAATGAAGAGCATAAAAGTGTATTAATCTACATTAAAGATAATGGTGTTGGGATGACTCCTGAAGTTAAGCAGAAAATTTTTGATCACCTATTTACAACCAAACCAGTAGGTAAAGGAACTGGCTTGGGATTAGCGATCGCTCGTCAAATTATCATTGAAAAACATGGTGGAAGTATTGAGGTGAATTCTGTATCTGGGCAAGGAACAGAGTTTATTATCCAGTTACCACTATAA
- the argJ gene encoding bifunctional ornithine acetyltransferase/N-acetylglutamate synthase — translation MADWQEITGGVTAPKGYRAAGITAGLKPSGLPDLALIVSDVEAIAAGVFTTSQVKAACVDYCRQILQAKPSARAILCNAGQANAATGSQGVRDANESAELLAKELNIDPELILLASTGVIGKRIKMDALRSGIPKLVASLSETGSDAAAGAIITTDLVPKSIALETTINDRPVRIGGIAKGSGMIHPNMATMLAFVTCDAAVSPHLWQQMLSRAADKSFNSITVDGDTSTNDSLIALANGQSRTPAITEMGAEAEKLEAMLTAVCQHLAKAIARDGEGATCLVEVQVTGTHDDLAARQIAKTIAGSSLVKSAIFGRDPNWGRIAAAAGRAGVPFEQDNLQIKLGDFLLLENGQPLQFDRAAASAYLKQAASDYPVANVVATNNSNDLSGDVRSNIKTQRLDNPVIIAVSVGNGYGTGKAWGCDLSYDYVKINAEYTT, via the coding sequence ATGGCAGACTGGCAAGAAATTACTGGTGGTGTGACTGCGCCTAAAGGATATCGAGCCGCAGGAATCACCGCAGGATTAAAACCGTCGGGATTGCCAGATTTAGCTTTGATAGTATCTGATGTTGAAGCGATCGCAGCTGGTGTATTTACCACTTCTCAAGTTAAAGCCGCCTGTGTAGATTATTGCCGTCAAATTTTACAAGCCAAACCTAGCGCTCGTGCTATTCTTTGCAACGCCGGACAAGCCAACGCTGCTACAGGTAGTCAAGGTGTACGTGATGCTAATGAAAGTGCGGAGTTATTAGCCAAAGAATTAAATATTGACCCAGAATTGATTTTGCTGGCTTCCACTGGGGTAATTGGAAAACGCATCAAGATGGATGCTTTACGCAGTGGGATTCCTAAATTAGTAGCATCACTTTCCGAAACAGGTTCTGATGCTGCTGCTGGCGCAATTATCACTACAGATTTAGTACCAAAATCCATTGCTTTAGAAACAACTATAAATGATCGCCCAGTCCGCATTGGTGGTATTGCCAAAGGTTCCGGGATGATTCACCCCAACATGGCAACTATGCTGGCATTTGTCACCTGTGATGCGGCCGTTTCTCCCCATCTTTGGCAACAAATGTTGAGTAGAGCCGCAGATAAAAGCTTTAATTCCATTACCGTAGATGGCGATACTAGCACCAACGATAGTTTAATTGCCTTAGCCAATGGTCAATCTCGTACCCCAGCAATTACCGAGATGGGTGCAGAAGCCGAAAAATTAGAGGCGATGTTAACAGCAGTATGCCAGCATTTAGCTAAAGCGATCGCGCGGGATGGTGAAGGTGCAACCTGTCTGGTTGAAGTGCAAGTTACAGGAACTCATGATGACCTCGCCGCACGACAAATTGCCAAAACCATTGCAGGTTCATCCTTAGTTAAATCTGCAATCTTTGGGCGTGACCCCAACTGGGGACGCATCGCCGCCGCCGCGGGACGTGCAGGTGTACCCTTTGAGCAGGATAACTTGCAAATTAAATTAGGCGATTTCCTACTATTAGAAAATGGTCAACCGTTGCAATTTGACCGCGCCGCTGCCAGCGCATATTTAAAACAAGCAGCCAGCGATTATCCTGTTGCAAATGTAGTGGCTACTAATAATAGTAATGATTTATCGGGCGATGTTCGCAGTAACATCAAAACTCAACGCTTAGACAATCCCGTAATTATTGCCGTCAGCGTTGGTAATGGTTATGGTACAGGTAAAGCCTGGGGTTGTGATTTAAGTTACGACTATGTGAAAATCAACGCCGAATATACAACATAG